From a single Lytechinus pictus isolate F3 Inbred unplaced genomic scaffold, Lp3.0 scaffold_19, whole genome shotgun sequence genomic region:
- the LOC129260652 gene encoding uncharacterized protein LOC129260652, with protein MAPSNKVEDVDENLAKLQEKYGFVRPERGIDSYPEGTGWREGKPDYRLADLTFFQGKTKNHLVGSLEYIVENLVKKWEMEMTHLGDKKDWMTIDPREYNVSMNGGKDKNGFTAAVKGTYNWLLADVSKELYNASEHTFETSHKIFRGAFEKGFPWEVLEVFSGPPRVAFTWRHWGNFTGTYEERKGSGEVIELYGFTIATVNEELKIQKLEVYFKTDGFLEALQGKRDPNELARGKEMIGSCCPFIKSNSEN; from the exons ATGGCCCCATCAAATAAGGTAGAAGACGTAGACGAGAATTTGGCAAAACTGCAAGAAAAGTACGGTTTTGTGAGACCGGAGCGTGGGATCGATTCCTACCCGGAAGGAACAGGTTGGCGGGAAGGAAAGCCTGACTATCGTCTGGCCGATCTGACCTTCTTCCAAGGTAAAACCAAGAACCATTTGGTTGGATCTCTGGAATATATTGTGGAGAACCTCGTGAAGAAATGGGAGATGGAGATGACACACCTCGGTGATAAGAAAGACTGGATGACAATCGACCCTCGAGAATATAA TGTCAGCATGAACGGTGGAAAGGATAAAAATGGTTTCACCGCCGCAGTCAAGGGAACGTACAACTGGTTGCTTGCGGACGTCTCGAAAGAACTCTACAACGCATCGGAGCACACCTTCGAGACATCCCACAAGATCTTCAGAGGAGCCTTTGAGAAGGGCTTCCCCTGGGAAGTTCTGGAGGTTTTCTCTGGTCCACCGAGGGTGGCCTTCACGTGGAGGCACTGGGGTAACTTCACTGGGACCTACGAGGAACGAAAGGGTTCCGGAGAAGTCATCGAGCTCTATGGCTTCACCATCGCGACTGTGAACGAAGAGCTCAAGATCCAGAAGTTGGAGGTGTACTTCAAGACCGATGGGTTCCTCGAAGCTCTTCAGGGAAAACGTGATCCAAATGAACTAGCGAGGGGCAAAGAGATGATTGGTTCCTGCTGCCCTTTCATTAAGTCTAATAGCGAGAATTAA